The sequence GCCGGCGCAAAGCGCGGCGGCTTGGCCCGGCGCACTTTTTCGGCCTTGCGCTCCAGCTGGTTTTCTTCGATGCGCCAACGCAGCTCGCCCATCGCCGAGCGAATGCCGCCGACGCTCTTTTCCGGCGCCAGCAAGGTCAGCCCCTGCTCGGTCGGCAACTCCACATTGATGCTCAAACGGTCTGCATAGCGGCCGGCCGCAGCCAGCAGTTCGGGCGCGGCGTCGGGAATGGTCTTGAGATGGATATAGCCGGCGAAACGATGCACCTCGCGCAGCTGCCGCGCCACTTCCACCAGCTGCTCCATGGTGTAGTCAGAGTTGCGGATGATGCCGCTGGACAGGAACAGGCCTTCGATGTAATTGCGCTTGTAGAAATCCAGCGTCAGCGTGACCACTTCTTCCGGCGTGAAGCGCGCGCGGCGCACGTTGCTGGACACGCGGTTGACGCAGTACGCGCAGTCGAAGATGCAGAAGTTGGTTAGCAGGATCTTCAACAGCGACACGCAGCGGCCATCGGGCGTGTAGGAGTGGCAGATGCCCATGCCCTCGGTGCTGCCGATCCCGCCCGTGCCCAGCGAATTGCGCTTGTTTGCCCCGCTGGAGGCACAGGAGGCATCGTATTTGGCGGCGTCGGCAAGGACGGCGAGCTTGTCGAGGATTTTCACGCGGGCAGCATGCAGCGAAGGCGTCTCAGCCTATGAGACTGCACAGCGGTCGATCGTGAATGCTTCAGAGCGCGGCGGTGTTGCGGTGATGCTGTCAACGCTGCAGTTGCGGCAATGCTGCCAACGCTGCGGTGTTGCGGTGCTGTCATCGCTGCGGCGCCGCAATGAGGCCGCCAACGCCCTGGTGCGAAGCGCTGCCGTCATCGCGACAGCGCCGCCGCGATAACGGCAGCGCCTTTACCACCCGATCAAGCGGCGACCGCCGTATCCCCGTCGAAGCGATACAGATCCATCGCCAGAAAGCCCTGGTCGATGCCGGCATCGATCCGCTGCGCACCGAGTTGATCGCTGCCGGCTGCGCCCATCGCGACATACAGCGGCAACAGATGCTCGTCGCTGGGATGCGCGCGCTCGGCGTAGGGCGCCTGGCGGCGATAGTCCAGCAGTGCGGCAATGTCGTTTTCCAGCAGTTCGCGCTCGGCCCATTCGATGAAGGGGCGCACATACGGCGCCTCGCGCTCCGCGCCATATCCATGGCGGAAATCGTGCAGGTTGTGGGTGATGCTGCCCGAGCCGATCACCAGCACGCCGTCGTCGCGCAGCGGTGCCAACGCGCGCCCCAATGCAAACTGGTGGGCAGGGCCAAGTTCGGGCTGGATCGATACCGACACCACCGGGATATTGGCCGCCGGGTACAGCAGGCGCAGCGGCACCCACACGCCGTGATCGAAGCCGCGTTGCGGGTCCAGCTGCGGATGCAGGCCGGCCTGTTCCAGCAGGCGGGTGATGTGGTGCGCCAGCGCGGGCTCGCCGGGCGCGGGATACTCCAGCTCGTACAACGGCGCAGGAAAACCGCCAAAGTCATGGATGGTCGCCGGCTGCGCGGCGCCGCTGACCAGTGGGCGACGGCCCAGCCAGTGCGCGGTGGCGACGACGATCGCGCGCGGCTGCGGCAACAGCTGTCGCAGCTCTTGCAGGCGCAACCCGACCTGGCCCGGCTGCAACGCCGTCATCGGCGACCCGTGCGAGATATACAGCGATGGCATGCGGCTCATGCATGGCTCCTTGAAATGATTGGCTTCGACATCACCGACATCACCGACATCAGCGCGGCGGCTTCAGCGCAACTGCGCCAACGACCAGCAACACCGCCCACAGCGCCGGGGACCCCCAACCGCCGCCGGGGTTGGAAACACCCAACCCGTTGGCGCCATGCACGCTGACGACGGTACCCGGCAGCAGCGGCACGCCCAGCAGCGCCACCCAGCACGCGTAAAGGCCTACCAACAACGGCAGACCAAGACCGAGTTCCAGCGCCATGGCGAGGTAGGCCAGCGCGACGGGGAGTCCCTGCGCCTGGAAGTTGCCTACTGTGTCGGCCGGGGGTGAATGACAGCGCCTTGGTCAGGCGATGCACCAGGAACAGGGCACCCCGGCTGATACGCCGCAGTGCCTCGGCATAGGCAACCGTGCAGGGCATGGTGAAATGGATGGACATCGCCCGCACTCCGTTGGTGACCAGCACAGCCTATTAGCTACAGAAATCTGATAAATGCGTTTCATTCAGATAATTTATTGCAACGAAAGAAACAATCGGAGCGCCCATGGACACCCTTGATGCAATGCGCGTGTTTACCGCGGTGGCCGAACGCAGCGGCTTCAGCGCCGCGGCCGATGCGCTGGACCGCTCCACTGCCAACGTCACCCGCCAGGTCGCTGCGCTCGAACAACGCCTGGGCACACGCCTACTCAACCGCACCACGCGCCGGGTCAGCCTGACCAGCGCGGGCACCGCGTATTACCAGCGGTGCCTGCAGTTACTGGCCGATCTGGACGACCTGGAAGCCACCATTGGGGCGCAGGCGCTGGAGCCGTCCGGGGTGCTGCGGGTCAATGCGCCGGTGAGCTACGGGATCGAGCGGCTGGGCGCGTTGCTGCCCGGCTTTCGCGCGCGCTACCCGCAGGTGGAACTGGACCTGTCGCTGTCCGACCGCCTGGTCGATATGGTCGAAGAAGGCTTTGATGTCGCCATCCGCATCACCCGCCAGCCGGCGCCGATGCTGATCGCGCGGCAACTGGGCAAGGTACGCCTGCTGACTTGCGCAGCGCCGGCCTATCTGGCGCGCGCCGGCACACCCAGGCACCCGTCCGATCTGGCCGGCCACGAATGCCTGCTCTACCACTACTCGCCCAGCGGCGACGAGTTGCGTTTCCATGGTCCGGATGGCGATGTCACCGTGCGCATCCACGGCGGGCTGCGCGCCAACAATGGCCATGTGCTCAATGCGGCGGCGCTGGCCGGCCAGGGCGTCGTGATGCAGCCGGACTTCCTGGCCGATGCCCACATCGCCAGCGGCCGCCTGGTGCGCCTCCTGCCCGAATACGAGCTTGGCGAGATCGGCATCTTTGCGGTGTACGCCAGCCGCAGCCATCTGGCACCCAAGGTGCGCAGCTTCATCGACTACCTGCTCGAATGCCTGGCCGACCCGGCGGCGGGCTGAGCGCGCTGGCGACACGCCGCCAGCCATCGCGGGTGGTTATGGCGGCGGGCAGCCCAGGCGTGCGCCTGGCACAGGCTGCACCTCGCGCCAGCCCCGCCCATCTGGTGGCTGGGGAATTGTTGGACTAGCTGTGATCTCTCGGTAGGTTGTTCATCCGGGGCATCTCTGGAAGATGGGGGTTGCGAAGCCAACCCAGCCCCCAGGAGCCCCGGATGAACCTGCATAAACATGCCCGTTTGAGCCCGCGCGGTCGAGCCCTGCTCGTGGACCGCATCCTTGTTCAGGGCCTTCGCATCCAAGAAGCAGCGCATGCGGCCGGTGTCAGCGTCCGCACGGCCTATAAGTGGCTCAGACGGTTCAAGGAAGAAGGTCCGCAAGGCTTGGTCGACCGGTCCTCTCGGCCACGTTCCTGCCCGCATGCCACGCCACAGGAGATTGTGCAGCACGTCATCGAGCGGCGCCGCGCACGACAGACGTATCGGCAGATCGCCGGGCACCTGCCTGTGGCCCCGAGCACCATCGCCCGGCTGCTGCGTCGCGCCGGCCTGCACCGCTTGGCCGAACTGCAGCCGGCTGCGCCGGAGAACCGCTACGAATACGCCTTGCCCGGCCAACTGCTGCATCTGGACATCAAGAAGCTCGCGCGTTTCCGACAGCCGGGACATCGGGTCACCAGCAATCGCCAGGTCAACTCCGATGGCATCGGCTGGGAATACGTCCATCTGGCCATCGATGACCACTCCCGCATGGCGTTCGGCTCCATCGAGCCGGACGAGCGCGGTCGCAGTGCGTGCAGGGCGCTGTTGCGGACAGTGCGCTACTACCGGCGCTTGGGCGTGCAATTTGAGCGCGTCCTGACCGACAACGGCGCCTGCTACAGATCGCGTAGCTTCCGACGCCTGGTCCGTCGGTTGGGCATGCGTCACCTGCGCACGCGCCCATACACCCCACGCACCAATGGCAAGGCTGAGCGGCTGGTGCAAACCAGCCTGCGCGAATGGGCCTACGCCCGCTCCTACGCCAACTCCGAGCAGCGAGCCCACGCGCTGCAGGGCTGGCTTCATCACTACAACTGGCATCGACCACATGCCAGCCTTGGCTACAGGCCACCCATCACCCGAATCCCACTGAACAACGTGGTGGGTTTACACAACTAGCCGCTTCAAGCGGCCCCGGCAACAGATCGTCCCGCATGTGGTCATTCATCTGTCGCAGCCGGTGTGCCCACAATCGGCCTCCCTCGTCCAGCAGGAGCGTTCATGAGCAAGATCGCCATCGTGTATTTCAGCGGCTACGGCCACACCGTCAAGCAGGCCGAGGCCGTGCATGCAGGGGCCGCCAGTGTCGGCGAGGCCACGCTGTACCGCATCGACCAGGATGGCAAACTGCCCGACGAGGCCTGGGAGGCGATCGGTGCAGCAGACGCGATCATTTACGGCAGCCCCACCTACATGGGCGGGCCGGCCTGGCAGTTCAAGAGGTTTGCCGACGACAGTTCCAAGCCGTGGTTTGCGCAGGCATGGAAGGACAAGGTGGCCGCAGGCTTCACCAACTCGGCCTCGGTGAACGGCGACAAGTACGCCACCATCCAGTATTTCTGGACCTTGTCGCAGCAGCATGGGCAGGTCTGGGTCGGCACCGGTCTGCCGCCGTCCAACACCAAGGCGCATGGGCCGCAGGACATCAACTGGACCGCCGGCTGGGGCGGCGCGCTGGCGATCTCACCCTCGGACGCATCGCCGGACGAAGCCCCGCGTAGCGGCGATCTGGAAACCGCAAAACTGCTTGGCAAGCGCGTCGCCGAGTTCGCCAACAAGCTCAAGGGCTGAGGCTGCCATCGCAACGCCCGCGCGTCTCGCCAGGCTTGAAGGAGCGCGATAGCGCGGGCGTTGGTGTGTTCGACGATGCGGTTGCCGGCATGGCACCCAGAGCAGGCGTGCAGGTTGGCCAAGGGCGTTGGCATCGCCTGCGTTGCACAAGCACGCAGGCGGATCGCCGGGCCCGCGCGTACTGCACTCATGGATGTCCGGATCACGGGGCAATCTCAATGGCGCCGCGCGTCGATGCCAGCGGGATGCTTGCGGCACCATCGTGCGCGCAGTGCTGAGCGTCGGGCCCGGCTGCGGGTTGCGGCATCGGCAACACGTCGCGCGTGATGGGCGCTACGGCAAGCGCAACCGAACGCAGACGCTGTGTGTCGCTGCAGGTCATCTCATTCCGCCGCAACGACTGTTCAATACGCGACGCTGCCTTGCTATCGGCGCCATCGACAACTGGACCCTTGCTCGGCGCATCAGCTGTCCGAATCCATTGACAGTGCAGTGCAGCGCTGTCACTTCCATGCAAAGGCACAGACACCACCACTCACCGACCTCAAGCATTCGCACGTGGGCCACGCCGCGCTAACGCGCGCCGCGCCACTCTCCCCGCCTACTTCACTGCACGGAGCTTCCCCCACCATGCAAACCCGCACACTTGGCCGTTCCGGCCCCACCGTTTCCGCACTCGGCCTTGGCTGCATGGGCATGAGCGCGTTCTATGGCGATCGCAGCGATGAGGCCACCTCGATCGCGGTGATCCATCGCGCACTCGACCGCGGCATCAGCCTGCTCGACACCGCCGACATGTATGGCCCGCACACCAATGAAGTGTTGGTCGGCAAGGCGATCGCAGCCCGCCGGCACGAGGTGTTTCTGGCCACCAAATTCGGCATCAAGCTCGATCCCAACGACCCGTCGGTGCGCGGCATCGACGGCAGCCCGGCCTACGTGCAGTCCGCCTGCGAGGCCAGTCTGCGCCGTCTTGGCGTGGAGCACATCGATCTGTATTACCAGCACCGCGTGGATCCCAACGTGCCGATCGAAGACACCGTCGGCGCGATGGCGCGTCTGGTTGAACAGGGCAAGGTGCGCTTTCTCGGGCTGTCGGAAGCAGCCGCGGACACCATCCGCCGCGCACACGCCGTACACCCGATCACTGCGGTACAGACCGAATACTCGCTGTGGTCGCGCGAGCCAGAAGACAACGGCGTGTTTGCCACCGTGCGCGAATTGGGCATCGGTTTCGTGCCGTACTCGCCGCTGGGCCGCGGCTTTCTCACCGGTGCCTTCTCATCACCGGACGACTTCGACGCGGACGACTACCGCCGGCATTCACCACGGTTCCAGGGCAACAACTTCACCCGCAACCTGCAGCTGGTGGAGCAGGTCAAGGCGATCGCCGCCGACAAAGGCATCACGCCCGGGCAACTGGCACTGGCGTGGGTACTGGCGCAGGGCCAGGACCTTGTCCCGATCCCCGGCACCAAGCGGCAGGCCTACCTGGACGAGAACATCGCCGCGCTAGATGTGGCACTGATGCCTGACGAACTGGAGCGCATCGATGCGATCTTCCCGGCGCAGGCCGCAGCCGGCACGCGTTACCCCGAAGCCATGATGGGCGCGCTCAACCGCTGAGTCATGACCGCGTGGCCGTCGCGATCGCTGCGGCCACGCGCTGATGACTGCAAGTGCCTGCGCAAAGTGCCGCCACCGGCAAATACCGGCGGCCGCGAACGGCTGAGCACGGTAGTGCGGTACTGATCGCGTGCACTCACGCCATCGCATCGTCCCAGCCCGCACACTCGTCGCACCATCGCTGACATCACGCCGCATGCTGTCTTTCGTGATTCCCGCTCACAACGAGGCTGCGCTGATCGGCGAAACGCTGCAGTGCCTGCATGCTTGCGCACGGGCAATGCAGCTGGACTACGAAGCGATCGTGGTGGCCGATGCCTGCGAGGACGACACCGCACGGATTGCGCGCGACAACGGAGCACAGGTGCTGGAGGTACAGCTGCGGCATATCGCGGCCACGCGTAATGCCGGCGCGCAGGCCGCGCAAGGCGAGCGCCTGCTGTTTCTGGATGCCGATACCTTGATCAACCCGCAGGTGGTCGGCGCCGCACTGGCTGCGCTGGATGCCGGTGCAGTAGGAGGCGGTGCGCAGGTCCATCTGCAGGGCGATCGGGCGTGGTTCGAGCGTGCAGCGCAGGCCGCGTTTGGCTGGTTCTTTCGCGTTGCCGGCATCGCACCCGGGTGTTTTCTGTTCTGTACGCGCGTGGCCTTCGTCAGCGCCGGGGCCTTCGATACGCGTTATTACGCCGGCGAAGATGTGGCCTTGAGCCGTGCGCTGGCGCGTTGCGGTCGCTTCGTGATCCTTCGCCAGACCGTGCACACCTCCGATCGCAAGCTGCGCAGTTTTTCCAAGCGAGAGCACCTGGGTCTGTTGCTGCGGTTTCTGTGGCGCGGGCGCCGCATGCTGCAGACCCGCGACGCGCTGGGCTTCTGGTATCAGAGACGGCGCTGAACCGAGCGTGTCCGCAGCGCGCGAGGATGCCGCGCCACCTGCCCTCAAATCGGGACGTGGCAGCACATGCCACTTACACTGCGGTCCTTGTTCTTGCTTCGAGTTGCGCCGCATGGCTTCCTTGCACCGCCCTGTCCTGATCGCTGCAATGGCTGCCGCGGCATTGACCACCGCAGCCTGTCACCGCGAGGGTACGGCGCCAGCGGCCGATTCCCGCACCACGCCCGCCCCCAGCACACCCAAACTCGGTGATTTTGGTTTCGATCTGTCGGGCATGGATCGCAGCGTGGCGCCAGGCGACGACTTCTTCAGTTACGCCAGTGGCACCTGGGTCAAGACCACGCAGATTCCCGACGACCGCTCCAGCTTCAACAGCTTTGTCAGCATCGCCATCGACACCGAGCGCCACAGCCGCGACATCATCGAAGGCGCTGCCGCCAACGACCGCGTCACCGGCGAAGACAAGCAGATCGGCGACTATTACGCCGCCTACATGGACGAAGCAAGCATCGAGGCCAAGGGCGTGCGGCCGGTGCAACCGGAGCTGGACGCCATCGCGCAGCTGGAAGACAAGCAGGCGCTGGCCCGTACCCTGGGTGGGCAACTACGCGCCGATGTGGACCTGCTCAATTCGACGAATTTCTACACTGACCGTCTGTTCGGCCTGTGGGTGTCGCAGGATCTGCACAACCCGGGGCGCTACGCGCCGTACCTGGTACAAGGCGGCCTCGGCATGCTCGAGCGCAGCTTCTACCTGGACGGCGGGCGCATGGCGCAACTGCGCGACGCCTACCGCGCCCACATCGTCAAGGTGCTGGAACTGGCAGGCATCGACGATGCGCCGACCAAGGCCGCGCGCATCCTGGCCCTTGAAATCGCCATGGCGCACGTGCATGCCACGCCCGAGCAGACCAACAACGTGCAGGCTGGCGCAAATGCCTGGAAACGGGCCGATTTTGCGCATAATGCACCGGGCCTGGACTGGGCGCTGTTCTTCGATGCCGCCGGCCTGAAGGCGCAACAGGACTTCATCGTCTGGCAGCCGCAGGCCGTGCGCGGGTTGTCGGCGCTGGTGCAGGCCGAGCCGCTACAGACCTGGAAGGACTATCTGAGCTTCCGCGCATTGGATCGCGCCTCGCCGTATCTGTCCAAGGCGTTCGCCGATGAACGGTTCGCGTTTTACGGCACCACTTTGGAAGGCACGCCGCAACAACGTCAGCGCTGGAAGCGGGGCATCGACGCCACCAACGCTGCATTGGGCGAAGCGGTGGGCAAGCGCTACGTGCAGAAATACGTCAGTGCACAAACCAAGACCCGCGCCGAAGAGATGGTCAAGAATCTGATCGCCGCGTTCGGCAAGCGCATCGATGCGCTGGAATGGATGACGCCGGAGACCAAGCAGCACGCCAAGGCCAAGATCGCCGGATTGACGGTGGCAGTGGGCTACCCGGACAGCTGGCGCGACTACAGCGCACTCGACGTGCGCCGCGACGATGCGCTGGGCAACGTGGAACGCGCCGGCCTGTTCGAGTACCGCCGCAATATCGCCAAGCTGGGCAAGGCGGTCGATCATCGCGAGTGGTACATGCTGCCGCAGGAGGTCAATGCGCTGAATGTGCCACTGGAAAACCGCCTCATCTTCCCGGCCGCGATTCTGCAACCGCCGTTCTTCGACCCGGCCGCCGACGATGCAGTGAACTACGGCGCGATCGGTGCGGTGATCGGGCATGAAATCAGCCATAGCTTCGACAACATGGGTGCGCTGTTCGACGAACACGGCGAGCTGCACAACTGGTGGACGCCGCAGGATCTGAAGAAATTCGAGACCGCCGGCAATGCGCTTGCCGCACAGTTCGGCGCCTACAAGCCGTTCGACGATCTGGCGGTCAACGGCAAACTGACGCTGGGCGAAAACATCGCCGATGTCGCTGGCCTGGCCACCGCGTACGACGCCTATCAGTTGTCGCTGCAGGGTAAGCAGCCGCAGACCATCGATGGCTTCAGTCCGGATCAGCGCTTCTTCCTGGGGTTTGCGCAGGCCTGGCGCAGCAAATACCGCGACGCTGCGCTGCGCAATGCCGTGCTCACCGACGTACACGCGCCCGGACGCTTCCGCGCCCAGACCGTACGCAATGTGGATGCGTGGTACCCGGCCTTCGATGTGACGCAGGGGCAGCAGCTGTATCTGCCGCCGGAACAGCGGGTCAAGATCTGGTAAGTGGTGGCGCGGGTCGCGAAGCGGCAATTCATCGACACTGTCAGCGTGCCTGCCACCATCGGACAGTCATCCTGCTCGCTCGGCCATCGCCCGCCTTACGGCCTGTGCAGTCGTTGGGGCCCGACGCAAACCGCCGATCCCGCATTGCAGGACTGTTCGGTGAGTGCAGCCTTCAAAAACGCCGAAAGCAAATCCGCCTCCCACCGGGAGAGGGGTTGGAGCGAGGGTCAGTCATCGCAGGGATCTAACCGCCCCCCGCAGCGCCACGCACTGGCTAAA comes from Xanthomonas vesicatoria ATCC 35937 and encodes:
- a CDS encoding putative DNA modification/repair radical SAM protein — translated: MKILDKLAVLADAAKYDASCASSGANKRNSLGTGGIGSTEGMGICHSYTPDGRCVSLLKILLTNFCIFDCAYCVNRVSSNVRRARFTPEEVVTLTLDFYKRNYIEGLFLSSGIIRNSDYTMEQLVEVARQLREVHRFAGYIHLKTIPDAAPELLAAAGRYADRLSINVELPTEQGLTLLAPEKSVGGIRSAMGELRWRIEENQLERKAEKVRRAKPPRFAPAGQSTQMIVGADDANDRSILDTSHNLYGNYRMRRVYYSAFSPIPDASSKLPLQAPPLQREHRLYQADWLLRFYEFSVEEIAPAQSSGMLDLDVDPKLAWALRNPERFPVDLNVAPREMLLRVPGLGTRNVERLLLSRRHARLRVGDLARLRVPMKKLLPFVSVLDHHPRQRLDDPARLRAQLAPAPRQAGLFD
- a CDS encoding dioxygenase family protein, with amino-acid sequence MSRMPSLYISHGSPMTALQPGQVGLRLQELRQLLPQPRAIVVATAHWLGRRPLVSGAAQPATIHDFGGFPAPLYELEYPAPGEPALAHHITRLLEQAGLHPQLDPQRGFDHGVWVPLRLLYPAANIPVVSVSIQPELGPAHQFALGRALAPLRDDGVLVIGSGSITHNLHDFRHGYGAEREAPYVRPFIEWAERELLENDIAALLDYRRQAPYAERAHPSDEHLLPLYVAMGAAGSDQLGAQRIDAGIDQGFLAMDLYRFDGDTAVAA
- a CDS encoding LysR family transcriptional regulator — protein: MDTLDAMRVFTAVAERSGFSAAADALDRSTANVTRQVAALEQRLGTRLLNRTTRRVSLTSAGTAYYQRCLQLLADLDDLEATIGAQALEPSGVLRVNAPVSYGIERLGALLPGFRARYPQVELDLSLSDRLVDMVEEGFDVAIRITRQPAPMLIARQLGKVRLLTCAAPAYLARAGTPRHPSDLAGHECLLYHYSPSGDELRFHGPDGDVTVRIHGGLRANNGHVLNAAALAGQGVVMQPDFLADAHIASGRLVRLLPEYELGEIGIFAVYASRSHLAPKVRSFIDYLLECLADPAAG
- a CDS encoding IS481 family transposase; its protein translation is MNLHKHARLSPRGRALLVDRILVQGLRIQEAAHAAGVSVRTAYKWLRRFKEEGPQGLVDRSSRPRSCPHATPQEIVQHVIERRRARQTYRQIAGHLPVAPSTIARLLRRAGLHRLAELQPAAPENRYEYALPGQLLHLDIKKLARFRQPGHRVTSNRQVNSDGIGWEYVHLAIDDHSRMAFGSIEPDERGRSACRALLRTVRYYRRLGVQFERVLTDNGACYRSRSFRRLVRRLGMRHLRTRPYTPRTNGKAERLVQTSLREWAYARSYANSEQRAHALQGWLHHYNWHRPHASLGYRPPITRIPLNNVVGLHN
- a CDS encoding flavodoxin family protein, producing MSKIAIVYFSGYGHTVKQAEAVHAGAASVGEATLYRIDQDGKLPDEAWEAIGAADAIIYGSPTYMGGPAWQFKRFADDSSKPWFAQAWKDKVAAGFTNSASVNGDKYATIQYFWTLSQQHGQVWVGTGLPPSNTKAHGPQDINWTAGWGGALAISPSDASPDEAPRSGDLETAKLLGKRVAEFANKLKG
- a CDS encoding aldo/keto reductase, with the translated sequence MQTRTLGRSGPTVSALGLGCMGMSAFYGDRSDEATSIAVIHRALDRGISLLDTADMYGPHTNEVLVGKAIAARRHEVFLATKFGIKLDPNDPSVRGIDGSPAYVQSACEASLRRLGVEHIDLYYQHRVDPNVPIEDTVGAMARLVEQGKVRFLGLSEAAADTIRRAHAVHPITAVQTEYSLWSREPEDNGVFATVRELGIGFVPYSPLGRGFLTGAFSSPDDFDADDYRRHSPRFQGNNFTRNLQLVEQVKAIAADKGITPGQLALAWVLAQGQDLVPIPGTKRQAYLDENIAALDVALMPDELERIDAIFPAQAAAGTRYPEAMMGALNR
- a CDS encoding glycosyltransferase, whose protein sequence is MLSFVIPAHNEAALIGETLQCLHACARAMQLDYEAIVVADACEDDTARIARDNGAQVLEVQLRHIAATRNAGAQAAQGERLLFLDADTLINPQVVGAALAALDAGAVGGGAQVHLQGDRAWFERAAQAAFGWFFRVAGIAPGCFLFCTRVAFVSAGAFDTRYYAGEDVALSRALARCGRFVILRQTVHTSDRKLRSFSKREHLGLLLRFLWRGRRMLQTRDALGFWYQRRR
- a CDS encoding M13 family metallopeptidase, with product MAAAALTTAACHREGTAPAADSRTTPAPSTPKLGDFGFDLSGMDRSVAPGDDFFSYASGTWVKTTQIPDDRSSFNSFVSIAIDTERHSRDIIEGAAANDRVTGEDKQIGDYYAAYMDEASIEAKGVRPVQPELDAIAQLEDKQALARTLGGQLRADVDLLNSTNFYTDRLFGLWVSQDLHNPGRYAPYLVQGGLGMLERSFYLDGGRMAQLRDAYRAHIVKVLELAGIDDAPTKAARILALEIAMAHVHATPEQTNNVQAGANAWKRADFAHNAPGLDWALFFDAAGLKAQQDFIVWQPQAVRGLSALVQAEPLQTWKDYLSFRALDRASPYLSKAFADERFAFYGTTLEGTPQQRQRWKRGIDATNAALGEAVGKRYVQKYVSAQTKTRAEEMVKNLIAAFGKRIDALEWMTPETKQHAKAKIAGLTVAVGYPDSWRDYSALDVRRDDALGNVERAGLFEYRRNIAKLGKAVDHREWYMLPQEVNALNVPLENRLIFPAAILQPPFFDPAADDAVNYGAIGAVIGHEISHSFDNMGALFDEHGELHNWWTPQDLKKFETAGNALAAQFGAYKPFDDLAVNGKLTLGENIADVAGLATAYDAYQLSLQGKQPQTIDGFSPDQRFFLGFAQAWRSKYRDAALRNAVLTDVHAPGRFRAQTVRNVDAWYPAFDVTQGQQLYLPPEQRVKIW